One genomic region from Streptomyces sp. NBC_01304 encodes:
- a CDS encoding response regulator transcription factor, translating into MAITVVIADDQEMVRTGFRMILESQADIEVLDDVVDGEAALDAVRRLNPDVLLLDIRMPRLDGLEVTRRLAATGNERPRIVICTTFDLDEYVHAALHGGASGFLLKDASPAMLVEAVRAAAVGDSLVSPAITVRLLREMAPAADRKAEAKKPAEPLTEREREVVRCLARGLTNNEIAAELFVSLSTVKTHLANVQAKLDARNRVEIAAWAWESGLAASTP; encoded by the coding sequence ATGGCGATCACGGTGGTCATCGCGGACGACCAGGAGATGGTCCGCACCGGCTTCCGCATGATCCTGGAGAGCCAGGCCGACATCGAGGTCCTCGACGACGTCGTCGACGGCGAGGCCGCCCTCGACGCCGTACGCCGCCTGAACCCCGATGTCCTCCTCCTTGACATCCGCATGCCCAGGCTGGACGGCCTGGAAGTCACCCGCCGCCTCGCCGCCACCGGCAACGAACGCCCCCGCATCGTCATCTGCACCACCTTCGACCTCGACGAATACGTGCACGCCGCGCTGCACGGCGGCGCCAGCGGGTTCCTCCTGAAGGACGCCAGCCCCGCGATGCTCGTCGAGGCCGTACGCGCCGCCGCGGTGGGCGACTCCCTCGTCTCCCCGGCGATCACGGTGCGGCTGCTGCGCGAGATGGCCCCCGCCGCCGACCGCAAGGCCGAGGCCAAGAAGCCCGCCGAGCCGCTCACCGAACGCGAACGCGAAGTCGTCCGCTGCCTCGCCCGTGGCCTGACCAACAACGAGATCGCCGCCGAACTCTTCGTCTCCCTCTCCACGGTCAAGACCCACCTGGCCAATGTGCAGGCCAAGCTCGACGCCAGGAACCGCGTCGAGATCGCCGCCTGGGCCTGGGAGAGCGGACTGGCCGCGAGTACCCCGTGA
- a CDS encoding sensor histidine kinase, with product MSPVATWLGRHRSRVVAAKLSLAAVLIFLVAFEGFALARQPTAPHGLVAFSGVVVCLCAVPWSGAPLKVRAWLAVVVSWAVTVFLIAGDRPLSVWGMGESVALLVLLTGVLLRAPARSAAVLGPLLALACVAAPVRDAEPGRFTMLFSVLTAVVTAFSLLLRAQSVQRVRDLQAVRSAERLELAHELHDLVAHHVTGIVVQARAARFTSVSAEKAAETFARIERAGDEALGAMRRLVRVLREGEAETEPVAGIAQIRELADNFSATGPPAILYVEPGLEERVPADLAVTAHHVVREALTNVRKHAADATAVRIGLRARPGGPGRVSDVPPAPRRLARAPKLSEQGGPPLAAPGEDPSTSGPSMGSSARHAESTHRLQTPAAPQRAQGPPSGRTEGRPTHALEIRVADDGSKPAHLSEKSRGGGFGLVGLQERVTALGGELTAERSPGGGWEVRAVLPYEA from the coding sequence GTGAGCCCCGTCGCCACCTGGCTGGGCCGGCACCGGTCGCGCGTGGTGGCCGCCAAGCTGTCCCTCGCCGCCGTGCTGATCTTCCTCGTCGCCTTCGAGGGCTTCGCCCTGGCCCGGCAGCCCACCGCGCCGCACGGCCTCGTCGCCTTCTCCGGCGTCGTGGTCTGTCTGTGCGCGGTGCCGTGGAGCGGGGCGCCGCTCAAGGTCCGGGCCTGGCTCGCGGTCGTCGTGTCCTGGGCGGTCACCGTCTTCCTGATCGCCGGCGACCGGCCGCTCAGCGTCTGGGGGATGGGCGAGTCCGTCGCGCTCCTCGTCCTGCTCACCGGCGTACTGCTGCGGGCCCCCGCCCGCTCGGCGGCGGTCCTCGGGCCGCTGCTCGCGCTCGCCTGTGTGGCCGCCCCGGTGCGGGACGCCGAGCCCGGCCGGTTCACCATGCTCTTCTCCGTGCTGACCGCCGTGGTGACCGCCTTCTCGCTGCTGCTGCGCGCCCAGTCCGTGCAGCGCGTACGCGATCTGCAGGCGGTACGCAGCGCCGAACGCCTCGAACTCGCCCATGAGCTGCACGACCTGGTCGCCCACCACGTCACGGGCATCGTCGTGCAGGCCCGCGCCGCCCGCTTCACCTCCGTCTCGGCCGAGAAGGCCGCCGAGACCTTCGCGCGCATCGAGCGCGCCGGGGACGAGGCGCTCGGCGCGATGCGCCGCCTGGTGCGGGTCCTGCGCGAGGGGGAGGCGGAGACCGAGCCGGTCGCGGGCATCGCCCAGATCCGCGAGCTCGCCGACAACTTCTCGGCCACCGGGCCGCCCGCGATCCTCTACGTCGAACCGGGCCTGGAGGAACGCGTTCCCGCCGACCTCGCGGTCACCGCCCATCACGTCGTCCGCGAGGCCCTCACCAATGTCCGCAAGCACGCCGCGGACGCCACCGCCGTACGGATCGGCCTGCGCGCGAGGCCCGGCGGCCCAGGGCGTGTGTCGGACGTCCCTCCTGCCCCGCGACGCCTGGCACGCGCCCCCAAGCTCTCCGAGCAGGGGGGACCCCCTCTCGCCGCACCGGGCGAAGACCCAAGTACGTCCGGCCCATCGATGGGGTCCTCCGCCCGGCACGCCGAGAGCACGCACCGACTGCAGACACCAGCTGCTCCGCAGCGGGCGCAGGGCCCGCCCTCCGGGCGGACGGAGGGACGTCCGACACACGCCCTGGAGATCCGCGTCGCCGACGACGGCTCCAAGCCGGCCCACCTGAGCGAGAAGTCGCGGGGCGGCGGGTTCGGCCTGGTCGGGCTGCAGGAGCGGGTCACGGCTCTTGGCGGGGAGCTCACGGCGGAGCGGTCGCCCGGGGGCGGCTGGGAGGTTCGGGCGGTACTGCCGTACGAGGCGTGA
- a CDS encoding endo-alpha-N-acetylgalactosaminidase family protein has translation MQPSTDTQGPSRRAVVATGAAAGAALALGLTAGPAAAAARAAGEATLRSPDLEVQVDTAFPRIVRYTDRASDAVLHGQPDPVTSLLVNGTAYTPKVTSEPADDHISYTLAFDGGTAIQAEIRVEGRKVHWRITKITDTDALRVGTLQIPSLAFLSVRSDQLGATLLAARIQLDKAKSGDTLVKVAADTPAEAATGCAYAVVAHDGLGAAIETNTVYDKPDSAAGTTWENGRLWRTTVKTDAGVEARLAAGQWTHRAATSPVAATDPLPQATVIITGDRNGDGKVDWQDAAIAYRDIMVTPLGADGQHLRVVPHIPFNFASQATNPFLLTLDHVKRISLATDGLRQYTLLKGYQSEGHDSAHPDYAGNPNKRAGGLADLNTLVREGKKWGSDFGVHVNATESYPVANAFSETLVDKTNEQWDWLDQSYRIDARRDLVSGDIIKRFADLRAETDPALNTLYIDVFRESGWNSDRLQRALSDQGWIVTTEWGHGLERSAVWSHWATETDYGPDTSRGINSQLIRFIRNHQKDVFADKWPTLLGIPRTGNFEGWVGKTDWKTFYDLIWTESLPAKYLQAYPIKSWSAHEITFFGATGTSVSDEGGKRVIKSDGRVVYDDGRYLLPWEPRKATDPPKLYHYSAKAGTSTWQLPRGWSGLRSVAVYRLTDQGRAYVAEVAVQGGKVSLKAAAGQPYVIYRSRVPAAGDPDWGQHTPLHDPGFNSGSLKGWQVSGPASVKLSALGDYELVIGSGGAAAVGQRLSRLAPGTYAASVQVEVGEKAGQTRKASLEVRTADGVRAENWTSTSTAGNYVAADRKHGTRFQRMFTYFTVPEGGGPVDLTLRAAAGQARVRFDNVRIVAARRSAKAGTVVYEDFESVPQGWGAFVKGDSGDVTDPRTHLAQRHAPFTQRGWNGKAIDDVIDGSESLKSRGENGGLVYRTVQHTCRFEPGKKYRVSFRYENEKAEQYAWVTGVDAPASRELSSQPLPVALDPTVLSYEFTAPAAGEAWVGLRKVGDDGVAEFVLDAFEVREI, from the coding sequence GTGCAGCCGTCGACAGACACACAAGGACCGAGCCGCCGAGCGGTCGTCGCCACGGGAGCCGCCGCCGGGGCAGCCCTCGCGCTGGGCCTGACCGCAGGCCCCGCAGCGGCCGCGGCCCGTGCCGCGGGCGAGGCGACCTTGCGCTCGCCAGACCTCGAAGTGCAGGTCGACACCGCCTTCCCGCGCATCGTCCGCTACACCGACCGCGCCTCGGACGCCGTCCTGCACGGCCAGCCGGACCCTGTCACCTCACTCCTCGTCAACGGTACGGCGTACACCCCCAAGGTGACCTCGGAGCCCGCCGACGACCACATCTCGTACACCCTCGCCTTCGACGGCGGCACCGCGATCCAGGCCGAGATCCGCGTCGAGGGCCGCAAGGTCCACTGGCGCATCACCAAGATCACCGACACGGACGCGCTGCGCGTGGGCACCCTGCAGATCCCGTCCCTCGCCTTCCTGTCCGTACGCAGCGACCAGCTCGGCGCCACCCTCCTGGCCGCCAGGATCCAGCTGGACAAGGCCAAGAGCGGCGACACCCTCGTCAAGGTCGCCGCCGACACCCCCGCCGAGGCCGCCACCGGCTGCGCGTACGCCGTCGTGGCGCACGACGGGCTCGGCGCTGCGATCGAGACCAACACCGTGTACGACAAGCCCGATTCGGCCGCCGGAACCACCTGGGAGAACGGCCGGCTGTGGCGTACGACCGTCAAGACCGACGCGGGCGTCGAGGCGCGCCTGGCGGCCGGCCAGTGGACCCACCGGGCCGCGACCTCACCCGTCGCCGCCACCGATCCGCTCCCGCAAGCCACGGTGATCATCACCGGCGACCGGAACGGTGACGGCAAGGTCGACTGGCAGGACGCCGCGATCGCCTACCGCGACATCATGGTCACCCCGCTCGGCGCCGACGGCCAGCACCTGCGGGTCGTCCCGCACATCCCGTTCAACTTCGCCTCGCAGGCCACGAATCCGTTCCTGCTCACCCTCGACCACGTGAAGCGGATCTCGCTCGCCACCGACGGACTGCGCCAGTACACCCTCCTCAAGGGCTACCAGTCCGAGGGCCACGACTCCGCGCACCCCGACTACGCGGGCAACCCCAACAAGCGCGCGGGCGGCCTCGCCGACCTCAACACCCTTGTCCGGGAAGGCAAGAAGTGGGGCAGCGACTTCGGTGTGCACGTGAACGCCACCGAGTCCTACCCCGTCGCGAACGCCTTCTCCGAGACCCTCGTCGACAAGACCAACGAGCAGTGGGACTGGCTCGACCAGAGCTACCGCATCGACGCCCGCCGCGACCTCGTGTCCGGGGACATCATCAAGCGCTTCGCCGACCTGCGCGCCGAGACCGACCCGGCTCTCAACACCCTTTACATCGACGTGTTCCGCGAATCCGGCTGGAACTCCGACCGCCTGCAGCGCGCCCTGAGCGACCAGGGCTGGATCGTGACGACGGAGTGGGGCCACGGCCTGGAGCGCTCCGCGGTCTGGTCGCACTGGGCCACCGAGACCGACTACGGCCCCGACACCTCACGCGGCATCAACTCCCAGCTGATCCGCTTCATCCGCAACCACCAGAAGGACGTCTTCGCCGACAAGTGGCCGACCCTCCTCGGCATTCCGCGCACCGGCAACTTCGAGGGCTGGGTCGGCAAGACCGACTGGAAGACCTTCTACGACCTGATCTGGACCGAGTCGCTGCCCGCGAAGTACCTGCAGGCGTACCCGATCAAGTCGTGGTCGGCGCACGAGATCACCTTCTTCGGCGCGACGGGCACATCCGTGTCGGACGAGGGTGGCAAGCGTGTGATCAAGTCGGACGGGCGGGTGGTCTACGACGACGGCCGCTACCTCCTGCCGTGGGAGCCCCGCAAGGCCACCGACCCGCCGAAGCTCTACCACTACTCCGCGAAGGCCGGCACCAGCACCTGGCAGCTGCCGCGCGGCTGGTCGGGACTGCGCTCCGTCGCCGTCTACCGGCTCACGGATCAGGGACGGGCGTACGTCGCCGAAGTCGCCGTGCAGGGCGGCAAGGTCAGCCTCAAGGCGGCCGCCGGCCAGCCCTACGTGATCTACCGCTCCCGCGTCCCCGCGGCCGGCGACCCCGACTGGGGCCAGCACACGCCGCTGCACGACCCCGGCTTCAACTCCGGTTCCCTGAAAGGCTGGCAGGTGTCCGGGCCCGCCTCCGTGAAGCTCAGCGCGCTCGGTGACTACGAGCTGGTGATCGGCTCGGGCGGGGCGGCGGCGGTCGGCCAGCGGTTGTCGCGGCTCGCGCCGGGCACGTACGCGGCGTCCGTGCAGGTCGAGGTCGGCGAGAAGGCGGGCCAGACGCGCAAGGCGTCCCTGGAGGTGCGGACCGCCGACGGGGTGCGCGCGGAGAACTGGACGTCGACGTCCACCGCGGGCAACTACGTCGCGGCCGACCGCAAGCACGGCACCCGCTTCCAGCGCATGTTCACGTACTTCACCGTCCCGGAGGGCGGCGGCCCCGTCGACCTCACGCTCCGGGCGGCGGCCGGGCAGGCTCGGGTCCGCTTCGACAACGTCCGCATCGTGGCCGCGCGCCGCTCCGCGAAGGCGGGCACGGTCGTGTACGAGGACTTCGAGTCGGTGCCGCAGGGCTGGGGCGCCTTCGTCAAGGGCGACTCGGGCGACGTGACGGACCCGCGCACCCACCTCGCCCAGCGGCACGCGCCGTTCACGCAGCGGGGCTGGAACGGCAAGGCGATCGACGACGTCATCGACGGCTCGGAGTCACTCAAGTCCCGTGGCGAGAACGGCGGGTTGGTGTACCGGACGGTGCAGCACACCTGCCGTTTCGAGCCGGGGAAGAAGTACCGGGTGTCGTTCCGGTACGAGAACGAGAAGGCGGAGCAGTACGCGTGGGTGACCGGGGTGGACGCGCCGGCTTCGCGCGAGCTGTCCTCGCAGCCGCTGCCGGTGGCCCTCGACCCCACGGTGCTGTCGTACGAGTTCACGGCGCCCGCAGCGGGGGAGGCGTGGGTCGGCCTGCGGAAGGTCGGGGACGACGGCGTGGCGGAGTTCGTGCTCGACGCGTTCGAGGTGCGGGAGATCTAG
- the pepN gene encoding aminopeptidase N, with amino-acid sequence MSVLTRDEAQTRARHLDVRRYEVDLDLTVGEETFDSRTVIRFTARTAGDSFVELKPAALRSATLDGSPLDTASLDGSRLPLKDLTAGEHELVVDASMLYSRTGEGMHRFTDPTDGATYVYTQLCMDDAQRVFAAFDQPDLKAVFALTVKAPEQWTVLGNGVAQELGGGRWKIAETPRISTYLAAVAAGPYHSVRTEHRGLPFAIHCRQSLAPYLDADADEILDATRACFDKFHEKFAEPYPFDSYDQAFVPEFNAGAMENPGLVTFRDEFVFRSAVTDTERQTRAMVIAHEMAHMWFGNLVTLAWWDDIWLNESFAEYMGYQVCSEATRFTDTWTDFAVARKGWGYDADQRPSTHPVAPDPELVPDTATADLNFDGISYAKGASALRQLVAWIGEKDFLAGINTHFARHKFANATLADFIESLASATDRDVHGWAEVWLGTTGVDKLTPEVVEQEGGWTLEVRQEGSRPHRISVGAYDRDLVDGRTLVLRERFEVDVPQGDAREVHPGRRPDLIVLNDGDLTYAKVRFDEVSEETVLRSLSGIPEALTRALVWNALRDMVRDGELEPFAYLETARAHLPEETDLALVQGVLTFAATQLADRYLPAEDRPAALALLSELCRDLIRRTEDGSNPGLRLVAVRHFIAAAAQPDTILDWFDSGSVPGGPELDPELRWRILGRLAVLGATDDAVIEAELTQDPSATGQEGAARCRAALPDPQAKREAWDAMFAESEGAEPLSNYLLTATAQGFWQPEQIDLVREYVSRFYADAVAVAARRGPAIATVVGRYAFPEYAVSADAVALGQACLESGDAVPALQRKLVDQVDDLARALRVRGE; translated from the coding sequence ATGTCCGTACTGACGCGCGACGAAGCGCAGACCCGAGCCCGGCACCTCGACGTCCGGCGGTACGAGGTCGATCTCGACCTGACCGTCGGCGAGGAGACCTTCGACTCCCGTACCGTGATCCGCTTCACGGCCCGCACGGCCGGGGACTCCTTCGTCGAGTTGAAGCCCGCCGCGCTGCGCTCCGCGACCCTCGACGGCTCGCCGCTGGACACCGCTTCCCTGGACGGCAGCAGGCTTCCCCTGAAGGACCTGACGGCGGGCGAGCACGAGCTGGTCGTCGACGCGTCGATGCTCTACTCCCGCACGGGTGAGGGCATGCACCGCTTCACGGACCCGACCGACGGGGCGACGTACGTCTATACGCAGCTGTGCATGGACGACGCGCAGCGGGTGTTCGCCGCCTTCGACCAGCCGGATCTCAAGGCCGTCTTCGCGCTGACGGTGAAGGCGCCCGAGCAGTGGACGGTGCTCGGCAACGGTGTTGCCCAGGAGCTGGGCGGCGGCCGGTGGAAGATCGCCGAGACGCCGCGGATCTCCACGTATCTGGCGGCGGTCGCGGCGGGCCCGTACCACTCGGTGCGCACCGAGCACCGTGGTCTGCCGTTCGCGATCCACTGCCGGCAGTCCCTCGCCCCGTACCTGGACGCGGATGCGGACGAAATCCTGGACGCCACGCGCGCGTGCTTCGACAAGTTCCACGAGAAGTTCGCCGAGCCGTACCCGTTCGACTCCTACGACCAGGCCTTCGTGCCCGAGTTCAACGCGGGTGCGATGGAGAACCCGGGTCTGGTGACCTTCCGGGACGAGTTCGTGTTCCGCTCGGCGGTCACCGACACCGAGCGGCAGACGCGGGCGATGGTCATCGCGCACGAGATGGCGCACATGTGGTTCGGGAACCTGGTGACGCTGGCCTGGTGGGACGACATCTGGCTGAACGAGTCGTTCGCCGAGTACATGGGCTACCAGGTGTGTTCCGAGGCGACCCGGTTCACGGACACCTGGACGGACTTCGCGGTCGCCCGCAAGGGCTGGGGCTACGACGCCGACCAGCGGCCCTCCACGCACCCGGTCGCGCCGGATCCGGAGCTGGTGCCGGACACGGCGACGGCGGATCTGAACTTCGACGGGATCAGCTACGCGAAGGGCGCGTCCGCGCTGCGTCAGCTGGTGGCGTGGATCGGCGAGAAGGACTTCCTCGCGGGCATCAACACCCATTTCGCACGGCACAAGTTCGCCAACGCGACTCTCGCGGACTTTATCGAGTCCCTGGCCTCGGCGACCGATCGGGACGTGCACGGCTGGGCCGAGGTCTGGCTGGGGACGACCGGGGTGGACAAGCTGACGCCCGAGGTCGTGGAGCAGGAGGGCGGCTGGACGCTCGAGGTGCGCCAGGAGGGCAGCAGGCCGCACCGGATCAGTGTGGGGGCGTACGACCGTGATCTCGTGGACGGCCGGACGCTGGTGCTGCGCGAACGCTTCGAGGTCGATGTCCCGCAGGGCGACGCCCGTGAGGTCCACCCCGGGCGGCGGCCCGATCTGATCGTGCTGAACGACGGTGACCTCACCTACGCGAAGGTCCGCTTCGACGAGGTGTCCGAGGAGACGGTCCTGCGCAGCCTGTCCGGCATCCCGGAGGCGCTGACGCGCGCCCTGGTGTGGAACGCGCTGCGCGACATGGTGCGCGACGGTGAGCTCGAGCCGTTCGCCTACCTGGAGACGGCCCGCGCGCACCTCCCGGAGGAGACCGATCTCGCCCTCGTCCAGGGCGTCCTGACCTTCGCGGCCACGCAGCTCGCCGACCGCTACCTCCCCGCGGAGGACCGTCCCGCCGCGCTCGCCCTGCTCAGCGAGCTGTGCCGGGATCTGATCCGGCGCACCGAGGACGGCTCGAACCCGGGGCTCCGGCTCGTTGCCGTACGTCACTTCATCGCGGCCGCCGCGCAGCCGGACACGATCCTTGACTGGTTCGACTCCGGGTCGGTGCCGGGCGGCCCGGAGCTCGATCCGGAGCTGCGCTGGCGGATCCTGGGCCGGCTCGCCGTCCTCGGCGCGACGGACGACGCGGTGATCGAGGCCGAGTTGACGCAGGATCCGTCCGCGACCGGGCAGGAGGGTGCGGCGCGGTGCCGGGCCGCGCTGCCGGATCCGCAGGCCAAGCGGGAGGCCTGGGACGCGATGTTCGCGGAGTCGGAGGGCGCGGAGCCGCTGTCCAACTACCTGTTGACGGCTACCGCGCAGGGCTTCTGGCAGCCCGAGCAGATCGATCTCGTACGGGAGTACGTGTCGCGGTTCTACGCGGACGCGGTGGCGGTGGCCGCACGGCGCGGTCCCGCGATCGCCACCGTGGTCGGGCGGTACGCGTTCCCGGAGTACGCGGTGTCGGCGGATGCGGTGGCGCTGGGGCAGGCCTGCCTGGAATCGGGCGATGCGGTGCCTGCGCTGCAGCGGAAGCTGGTGGATCAGGTGGACGACCTGGCGCGGGCCCTGCGGGTCCGCGGGGAGTGA
- a CDS encoding chorismate mutase produces MTTSNNPAVDESVRAELGRLRDSIDNIDAAVVHMLAERFKCTQQVGHLKANHHLPPSDPQREVQQIARLRGLAESAKLDPAFAEKFLNFIIAEVIQHHVTIADQNGE; encoded by the coding sequence ATGACCACGAGCAACAACCCCGCCGTCGACGAGTCCGTACGTGCCGAGCTCGGCCGGCTGCGCGACAGCATCGACAACATCGACGCCGCCGTCGTGCACATGCTCGCCGAGCGCTTCAAGTGCACCCAGCAGGTCGGCCACCTCAAGGCCAACCACCACCTGCCGCCCTCCGACCCGCAGCGCGAGGTCCAGCAGATCGCCCGCCTGCGCGGCCTCGCGGAGAGCGCGAAGCTCGACCCCGCGTTCGCGGAGAAGTTCCTGAACTTCATCATCGCCGAGGTCATCCAGCACCATGTGACGATCGCGGACCAGAACGGCGAGTGA
- a CDS encoding helix-turn-helix domain-containing protein, with product MYHTWMRYFTPSPVHHRLGLVCLGVGLQHGALPTVGPRVLDHHVAIVISAGSGWFRAADGRRVPVVAPALIWILPGVEHHYGADPGSGWDESFVDFTGPATTTYTELGYIEPDRPVVALSDAAGPRAAIGRIARAARRGNPLLEVETGAAVHELLVALRRARADIAPDGDPVLGALARDAFQPLSVAEHAARHGMTPAELRTAVRRGAGCSPKDYLLGIRLGRAKELLAATELPVAAVARRVGYDDPAYFSRLFTRRVGVAPVRFREQQGRAVPGGWSQQIPDPDDPPMLRSGSEVAT from the coding sequence ATGTACCACACATGGATGCGCTATTTCACTCCCAGCCCCGTCCACCACCGTCTCGGCCTGGTCTGCCTCGGTGTCGGCCTGCAGCACGGGGCGCTGCCGACGGTCGGGCCGCGGGTCCTGGACCACCATGTGGCGATCGTGATCAGTGCGGGCAGCGGCTGGTTCAGGGCGGCGGACGGGCGGCGGGTGCCGGTGGTGGCGCCGGCGCTGATCTGGATCCTGCCGGGCGTGGAGCATCACTACGGCGCGGACCCGGGCAGCGGCTGGGACGAGTCCTTCGTGGACTTCACGGGACCCGCGACGACGACGTACACGGAACTCGGCTACATCGAGCCGGACCGGCCCGTGGTCGCGCTGTCGGACGCGGCGGGGCCGCGGGCCGCGATCGGCCGGATCGCGCGGGCGGCGCGGCGCGGCAACCCGCTCCTGGAGGTGGAGACGGGGGCGGCCGTGCACGAGCTGCTCGTCGCGCTGCGGCGGGCCCGGGCCGACATCGCGCCCGACGGCGACCCGGTGCTCGGGGCGCTGGCGCGGGACGCGTTCCAGCCCTTGTCGGTCGCCGAGCACGCGGCGCGGCACGGGATGACGCCGGCCGAACTGCGCACGGCGGTGCGGCGGGGGGCCGGCTGCAGCCCCAAGGACTACCTCCTGGGCATCCGGCTCGGCCGGGCCAAGGAGCTCCTCGCGGCGACGGAGCTGCCGGTGGCGGCGGTGGCGCGCCGGGTCGGCTATGACGACCCGGCGTACTTCTCGCGGCTGTTCACGCGCAGGGTGGGCGTGGCCCCGGTGCGGTTCCGCGAGCAGCAGGGGCGGGCGGTGCCGGGCGGCTGGTCGCAGCAGATCCCGGATCCGGACGATCCGCCCATGCTGCGGTCGGGGTCCGAGGTGGCGACGTAG
- a CDS encoding glycoside hydrolase family 35 protein yields the protein MGEFVIGEDDFELDGRPVRLLSGALHYFRVHEDHWTHRLRMLRAMGLNCVETYVPWNLHEPRPGQYHDVAALGRFLDAAHAEGLWAIVRPGPYICAEWENGGLPHWLTAKLGARARTRDPEYLRPVEDWFRALLPQIVPRQHDRGGPVLMVQVENEYGSYGSDHAYLRHLADFLRAQGITAALFTSDGPEDHMLTGGSLPGVLATANFGSHAREGFETLRRHQPKGPLMCMEFWCGWFDHWGAEHVVRAPEDAASSLREILECGASVNIYMAHGGTNFAGWAGANRGGDLHEGALEPDVTSYDYDAPIDEFGRPTPKFWAFREILAEYADGPLPELPPQPAVLGEPASVSLSAWASLDEVLTALGGEEHEYGAPPTFEDLDVDRGLVRYRLTVPGPRRPYPLSVRGLRDRAVAYVDGALAGVLTEASPSLASPVPGPASVDLWVESLGRVNYGPLVGETKGITGGVLHERQYLHGVRAQGLRLDAFDDADRVRGLGARAALPGAAGLYRGALTIQGPGDASLELPGWTRGFVWVNGFNLGRYWSAGPQGALYVPGPVLRSGANEVWVLELEGAASDARVVVG from the coding sequence ATGGGTGAATTCGTGATCGGGGAGGACGACTTCGAGCTGGACGGGCGTCCCGTGCGGCTGCTGTCCGGCGCGCTGCACTACTTCCGCGTCCACGAGGACCACTGGACCCACCGGCTCCGGATGCTCCGCGCGATGGGCCTCAACTGCGTCGAGACGTACGTCCCCTGGAACCTCCACGAACCCCGCCCGGGCCAGTACCACGACGTGGCCGCCCTCGGCCGCTTCCTCGACGCCGCGCACGCCGAGGGCCTGTGGGCGATCGTCCGCCCCGGCCCCTACATCTGCGCCGAATGGGAGAACGGCGGCCTGCCCCACTGGCTCACCGCAAAACTCGGCGCACGCGCGCGTACCCGCGACCCCGAGTACCTGCGCCCCGTCGAAGACTGGTTCCGCGCACTGCTGCCCCAGATCGTGCCCCGCCAGCACGACCGGGGCGGCCCCGTCCTCATGGTCCAGGTCGAGAACGAGTACGGCTCCTACGGCTCCGACCACGCCTACCTGCGCCACCTCGCCGACTTCCTGCGCGCGCAGGGCATCACGGCCGCGCTGTTCACCTCGGACGGCCCCGAGGACCACATGCTCACCGGCGGCTCCCTCCCCGGCGTCCTCGCCACCGCCAACTTCGGCTCCCACGCGCGCGAGGGCTTCGAAACGCTCCGCCGCCACCAGCCCAAGGGCCCCCTGATGTGCATGGAGTTCTGGTGCGGCTGGTTCGACCACTGGGGCGCCGAACACGTCGTACGCGCCCCCGAGGACGCGGCCTCCTCGCTCCGCGAAATCCTCGAATGCGGCGCCTCCGTCAACATCTACATGGCCCACGGCGGCACCAACTTCGCCGGCTGGGCGGGCGCCAATCGTGGCGGCGACCTCCACGAAGGGGCACTGGAGCCCGACGTCACGTCCTACGACTACGACGCACCCATCGACGAATTCGGCCGCCCGACACCGAAGTTCTGGGCCTTCCGCGAGATCCTCGCCGAGTACGCGGACGGGCCACTGCCCGAACTCCCGCCCCAGCCCGCCGTGTTGGGGGAGCCGGCCTCCGTGTCCCTCTCCGCATGGGCGTCCCTCGACGAGGTCCTGACCGCACTCGGCGGCGAGGAACACGAGTACGGGGCTCCGCCCACCTTCGAAGACCTCGACGTCGACCGGGGCCTGGTCCGCTACCGGCTGACCGTGCCCGGGCCGCGCCGCCCGTACCCGCTGAGCGTGCGGGGCCTGCGGGACCGGGCCGTGGCGTACGTCGACGGGGCCTTGGCCGGCGTCCTCACCGAGGCCTCGCCCTCCCTCGCCTCACCCGTGCCGGGCCCGGCCTCCGTGGACCTGTGGGTCGAGTCCCTCGGGCGGGTCAACTACGGGCCCCTGGTGGGGGAGACCAAGGGCATCACCGGGGGAGTCCTCCACGAGCGGCAGTACCTGCACGGGGTGCGGGCGCAGGGCCTGCGCCTCGACGCGTTCGACGACGCGGACCGGGTCCGGGGTCTCGGGGCCCGCGCCGCCCTGCCGGGTGCGGCCGGGCTCTACCGGGGGGCGCTCACGATTCAGGGCCCGGGGGACGCCTCCCTCGAACTCCCCGGCTGGACACGGGGGTTCGTCTGGGTGAACGGGTTCAACCTGGGCCGGTACTGGTCTGCCGGGCCGCAGGGCGCGCTGTACGTGCCGGGGCCCGTGCTGCGGTCGGGGGCCAATGAGGTGTGGGTGCTTGAACTGGAAGGGGCCGCGTCCGATGCGCGGGTAGTGGTGGGCTGA